A genome region from Tolypothrix sp. PCC 7712 includes the following:
- a CDS encoding Uma2 family endonuclease: MSIAQAKRFTLDEYHRLTELGFFHEDDHIELVNGEIIEMVSKGKAHETCLRNLWKLLPKLVEDRATLQSQAPITIPPNSEPEPDFAIVKNKDDNYLSAHPSPIDVLLLIEVADSSLDYDQVVKIPLYAKAGITDYWIFNLFDNHLECYSEPYADSLGKYGYSSKRIVLTNHSQFAHFFGS; the protein is encoded by the coding sequence ATGAGTATTGCTCAGGCTAAACGCTTCACTTTAGACGAATACCACAGACTCACAGAGTTAGGTTTTTTCCATGAGGATGACCATATTGAATTAGTCAACGGAGAAATCATCGAAATGGTATCGAAGGGTAAAGCACATGAAACTTGTTTAAGAAATTTGTGGAAACTGTTACCGAAGTTAGTAGAAGATAGAGCTACTTTGCAATCTCAAGCGCCAATTACAATACCCCCTAACAGCGAACCTGAACCGGATTTTGCGATTGTTAAAAACAAAGATGATAATTATCTATCTGCCCACCCATCACCTATTGATGTGTTACTGCTTATAGAGGTTGCAGATTCTTCTTTAGATTATGACCAAGTTGTAAAAATTCCCCTTTATGCTAAAGCTGGAATTACTGATTATTGGATATTTAATTTATTTGATAATCACTTAGAATGTTACAGCGAACCTTATGCAGATAGTCTGGGAAAATACGGTTATTCAAGTAAGCGAATTGTCTTAACTAATCACTCCCAGTTCGCCCATTTTTTTGGAAGTTAG